The following proteins are co-located in the Bombus pyrosoma isolate SC7728 linkage group LG12, ASM1482585v1, whole genome shotgun sequence genome:
- the LOC122573524 gene encoding facilitated trehalose transporter Tret1-like isoform X1 — translation MKLKAIEAFLRVWPQWATCLTVALMAISIGLTIGWTSPFLARLTLEDSEIPITDEEGSWIVSLLPFGRLFGAIGGSVTMEYYGSKRSLLMSGIPIIIGWICIIFANSAFWLYVFRVSAGISFGMYYSCFAFYMGEIASANIRGALVSTIVNGMPFGTLIGNIMGSHVSMMCFGLVSLVLTICFMTVFPLLPQSPHYYVRQNNAIEAKKTIQWYHRKSNVNVELEIIEGFVQSSKSTNFRDKINQIMERKNRRAFYMIILLFIFMQLSGLNTVTYYMEIIIRSAKVTSLEPATVVIISTGIGIVIGWISVYLIDRCGRKVLIAVSCGCVIIAMVLLGLHFLLLEQNFEPKSLEWLPILAMILFMMMSIGLIPVPSTILSELFPDDLKSIAGFTASITSALFAFICSRTYQPLIDLMSEKYVFWMYAIAMTVCLVYSITEMPETKGKTLQEIQDMLASESKKGRSSSEITRTVR, via the exons ATGAAACTGAAGGCAATAGAGGCTTTCCTCCGTGTGTGGCCGCAATGGGCCACCTGTCTGACAG TGGCTCTAATGGCTATCAGTATTGGACTAACAATCGGTTGGACGTCCCCTTTTCTCGCACGCTTGACCCTGGAAGACTCGGAAATACCTATAACGGATGAAGAAGGATCATGGATCGTTTCTTTGTTACCATTTGGACGTTTATTCGGTGCCATCGGCGGTTCCGTCACCATGGAGTATTACGGCAGCAAAAGATCTCTGTTAATGTCTGGAATTCCTATTATAATAGGTTGGATTTGCATAATATTTGCCAACTCGGCATTTTGGCTTTACGTATTTAGAGTCAGCGcag gtATCTCTTTCGGCATGTATTATAGCTGCTTCGCCTTTTACATGGGCGAAATAGCATCAGCCAACATCCGTGGTGCACTGGTCAGCACAATAGTAAATGGGATGCCATTTGGAACGTTGATCGGCAACATAATGGGCAGTCATGTGTCGATGATGTGTTTTGGACTTGTAAGTCTAGTTTTGACCATCTGCTTCATGACGGTCTTCCCGTTGCTACCACAGTCGCCTCACTATTATGTGCGGCAGAATAATGCGATCGAGGCGAAGAAAACGATCCAATGGTATCACCGAAAATCAAACGTGAACGTCGAGTTGGAAATAATCGAGGGCTTCGTGCAATCTTCCAAATCAACCAACTTCcgcgataaaattaatcagaTTATGGAAAGGAAGAATAGGCGCGCGTTCTATATGATCATACTGTTGTTCATTTTCATGCAACTCAGTGGGTTAAACACCGTGACATACTATATGGAAATAATCATCAGAAGCGCGAAAGTGACGTCGCTGGAGCCGGCGACCGTCGTGATCATCTCCACTGGAATTG GTATAGTGATCGGCTGGATCAGCGTGTATCTGATCGATCGGTGCGGGAGAAAGGTTCTCATTGCGGTGTCATGCGGCTGCGTAATCATCGCGATGGTGCTTCTGGGATTACACTTTCTGCTACTGGAGCAGAATTTTGAACCAAAAAGTCTGGAATGGCTGCCGATCCTAGCGATGATACTCTTCATGATGATGTCCATCGGTCTGATACCGGTTCCGAGCACCATACTCAGTGAGCTTTTCCCAGACGATTTAAAGAGCATCGCCGGATTCACTGCCAGCATCACGTCCGCGTTATTCGCGTTCATCTGTAGTAGAACCTACCAACCGCTCATCGATCTCATGTCCGAAAAATACGTATTCTGGATGTACGCGATAGCCATGACCGTCTGCTTGGTATATTCGATCACCGAAATGCCCGAGACCAAGGGGAAGACTTTGCAG GAAATACAGGACATGCTAGCTAGCGAgagtaaaaaaggaagaagcagTTCGGAAATAACAAGGACGGTACGATAA
- the LOC122573524 gene encoding facilitated trehalose transporter Tret1-like isoform X2 has protein sequence MGHLSDRDFITVALMAISIGLTIGWTSPFLARLTLEDSEIPITDEEGSWIVSLLPFGRLFGAIGGSVTMEYYGSKRSLLMSGIPIIIGWICIIFANSAFWLYVFRVSAGISFGMYYSCFAFYMGEIASANIRGALVSTIVNGMPFGTLIGNIMGSHVSMMCFGLVSLVLTICFMTVFPLLPQSPHYYVRQNNAIEAKKTIQWYHRKSNVNVELEIIEGFVQSSKSTNFRDKINQIMERKNRRAFYMIILLFIFMQLSGLNTVTYYMEIIIRSAKVTSLEPATVVIISTGIGIVIGWISVYLIDRCGRKVLIAVSCGCVIIAMVLLGLHFLLLEQNFEPKSLEWLPILAMILFMMMSIGLIPVPSTILSELFPDDLKSIAGFTASITSALFAFICSRTYQPLIDLMSEKYVFWMYAIAMTVCLVYSITEMPETKGKTLQEIQDMLASESKKGRSSSEITRTVR, from the exons ATGGGCCACCTGTCTGACAG GGATTTCATCACAGTGGCTCTAATGGCTATCAGTATTGGACTAACAATCGGTTGGACGTCCCCTTTTCTCGCACGCTTGACCCTGGAAGACTCGGAAATACCTATAACGGATGAAGAAGGATCATGGATCGTTTCTTTGTTACCATTTGGACGTTTATTCGGTGCCATCGGCGGTTCCGTCACCATGGAGTATTACGGCAGCAAAAGATCTCTGTTAATGTCTGGAATTCCTATTATAATAGGTTGGATTTGCATAATATTTGCCAACTCGGCATTTTGGCTTTACGTATTTAGAGTCAGCGcag gtATCTCTTTCGGCATGTATTATAGCTGCTTCGCCTTTTACATGGGCGAAATAGCATCAGCCAACATCCGTGGTGCACTGGTCAGCACAATAGTAAATGGGATGCCATTTGGAACGTTGATCGGCAACATAATGGGCAGTCATGTGTCGATGATGTGTTTTGGACTTGTAAGTCTAGTTTTGACCATCTGCTTCATGACGGTCTTCCCGTTGCTACCACAGTCGCCTCACTATTATGTGCGGCAGAATAATGCGATCGAGGCGAAGAAAACGATCCAATGGTATCACCGAAAATCAAACGTGAACGTCGAGTTGGAAATAATCGAGGGCTTCGTGCAATCTTCCAAATCAACCAACTTCcgcgataaaattaatcagaTTATGGAAAGGAAGAATAGGCGCGCGTTCTATATGATCATACTGTTGTTCATTTTCATGCAACTCAGTGGGTTAAACACCGTGACATACTATATGGAAATAATCATCAGAAGCGCGAAAGTGACGTCGCTGGAGCCGGCGACCGTCGTGATCATCTCCACTGGAATTG GTATAGTGATCGGCTGGATCAGCGTGTATCTGATCGATCGGTGCGGGAGAAAGGTTCTCATTGCGGTGTCATGCGGCTGCGTAATCATCGCGATGGTGCTTCTGGGATTACACTTTCTGCTACTGGAGCAGAATTTTGAACCAAAAAGTCTGGAATGGCTGCCGATCCTAGCGATGATACTCTTCATGATGATGTCCATCGGTCTGATACCGGTTCCGAGCACCATACTCAGTGAGCTTTTCCCAGACGATTTAAAGAGCATCGCCGGATTCACTGCCAGCATCACGTCCGCGTTATTCGCGTTCATCTGTAGTAGAACCTACCAACCGCTCATCGATCTCATGTCCGAAAAATACGTATTCTGGATGTACGCGATAGCCATGACCGTCTGCTTGGTATATTCGATCACCGAAATGCCCGAGACCAAGGGGAAGACTTTGCAG GAAATACAGGACATGCTAGCTAGCGAgagtaaaaaaggaagaagcagTTCGGAAATAACAAGGACGGTACGATAA
- the LOC122573524 gene encoding facilitated trehalose transporter Tret1-like isoform X3: MAISIGLTIGWTSPFLARLTLEDSEIPITDEEGSWIVSLLPFGRLFGAIGGSVTMEYYGSKRSLLMSGIPIIIGWICIIFANSAFWLYVFRVSAGISFGMYYSCFAFYMGEIASANIRGALVSTIVNGMPFGTLIGNIMGSHVSMMCFGLVSLVLTICFMTVFPLLPQSPHYYVRQNNAIEAKKTIQWYHRKSNVNVELEIIEGFVQSSKSTNFRDKINQIMERKNRRAFYMIILLFIFMQLSGLNTVTYYMEIIIRSAKVTSLEPATVVIISTGIGIVIGWISVYLIDRCGRKVLIAVSCGCVIIAMVLLGLHFLLLEQNFEPKSLEWLPILAMILFMMMSIGLIPVPSTILSELFPDDLKSIAGFTASITSALFAFICSRTYQPLIDLMSEKYVFWMYAIAMTVCLVYSITEMPETKGKTLQEIQDMLASESKKGRSSSEITRTVR, from the exons ATGGCTATCAGTATTGGACTAACAATCGGTTGGACGTCCCCTTTTCTCGCACGCTTGACCCTGGAAGACTCGGAAATACCTATAACGGATGAAGAAGGATCATGGATCGTTTCTTTGTTACCATTTGGACGTTTATTCGGTGCCATCGGCGGTTCCGTCACCATGGAGTATTACGGCAGCAAAAGATCTCTGTTAATGTCTGGAATTCCTATTATAATAGGTTGGATTTGCATAATATTTGCCAACTCGGCATTTTGGCTTTACGTATTTAGAGTCAGCGcag gtATCTCTTTCGGCATGTATTATAGCTGCTTCGCCTTTTACATGGGCGAAATAGCATCAGCCAACATCCGTGGTGCACTGGTCAGCACAATAGTAAATGGGATGCCATTTGGAACGTTGATCGGCAACATAATGGGCAGTCATGTGTCGATGATGTGTTTTGGACTTGTAAGTCTAGTTTTGACCATCTGCTTCATGACGGTCTTCCCGTTGCTACCACAGTCGCCTCACTATTATGTGCGGCAGAATAATGCGATCGAGGCGAAGAAAACGATCCAATGGTATCACCGAAAATCAAACGTGAACGTCGAGTTGGAAATAATCGAGGGCTTCGTGCAATCTTCCAAATCAACCAACTTCcgcgataaaattaatcagaTTATGGAAAGGAAGAATAGGCGCGCGTTCTATATGATCATACTGTTGTTCATTTTCATGCAACTCAGTGGGTTAAACACCGTGACATACTATATGGAAATAATCATCAGAAGCGCGAAAGTGACGTCGCTGGAGCCGGCGACCGTCGTGATCATCTCCACTGGAATTG GTATAGTGATCGGCTGGATCAGCGTGTATCTGATCGATCGGTGCGGGAGAAAGGTTCTCATTGCGGTGTCATGCGGCTGCGTAATCATCGCGATGGTGCTTCTGGGATTACACTTTCTGCTACTGGAGCAGAATTTTGAACCAAAAAGTCTGGAATGGCTGCCGATCCTAGCGATGATACTCTTCATGATGATGTCCATCGGTCTGATACCGGTTCCGAGCACCATACTCAGTGAGCTTTTCCCAGACGATTTAAAGAGCATCGCCGGATTCACTGCCAGCATCACGTCCGCGTTATTCGCGTTCATCTGTAGTAGAACCTACCAACCGCTCATCGATCTCATGTCCGAAAAATACGTATTCTGGATGTACGCGATAGCCATGACCGTCTGCTTGGTATATTCGATCACCGAAATGCCCGAGACCAAGGGGAAGACTTTGCAG GAAATACAGGACATGCTAGCTAGCGAgagtaaaaaaggaagaagcagTTCGGAAATAACAAGGACGGTACGATAA
- the LOC122573525 gene encoding facilitated trehalose transporter Tret1-like: MTEARSEKLKKKVFWPQWIAGCGVWLLITELGLVGGWSSPYIDYLTSTESTFPVTLSEISWVVSLFNLGRFFGAVGGAICVNYVGSKTTITISIVPISLGWLFIILANSVEWLYVSRFCSGISLGMTYSCYSIYLGEIADPSIRGALMALGTSGVASGNFIMSVMGAYLSMTVSATIALVFCLLLMILFIWLPESPHHLIEKSLYEKAKSSIRWYHRDYDVESEFMDLRKFVENVSKQTLTESLRELKILHFRKSIIIVAILTTYAQLSGINNISFYMESIFTSAKVSVLEPAQVVIIVMACGIIGSCLSMLLMDRLGRRILMVISCTGIALSLSLLTVEFQLLDFGFDSKTVEGLAITGMIAFYITVFSGVTLLPPTMLGELIPPHLKCVAAFIISSTAAVISFISTVTYMPLLNFLNERYLFLFYGLLEATAIPFTLICVPETKGMSLQEIQDQLTGKSKA, encoded by the exons ATGACCGAGGCAAGAagtgagaaattaaagaaaaaagtgttCTGGCCGCAATGGATCGCTGGTTGCGGAG TCTGGTTGTTGATAACGGAACTGGGATTAGTGGGAGGATGGTCGTCTCCGTACATCGACTACTTAACTTCTACAGAATCTACATTTCCGGTGACACTATCGGAAATATCGTGGGTGGTGTCGTTATTCAATCTGGGAAGATTTTTCGGTGCTGTTGGAGGCGCTATATGCGTCAACTACGTCGGTAGCAAGACAACAATTACGATCAGCATTGTGCCCATCTCGCTTGGTTGGCTTTTCATCATCTTGGCTAACAGCGTGGAGTGGTTATACGTCTCGAGATTTTGCAGTGGCATCAGCCTAGGGATGACCTACAGCTGCTATTCTATATATCTAGGGGAAATAGCGGATCCTAGCATCCGAGGAGCATTAATGGCACTAGGCACGAGCGGCGTAGCGTCTGGAAACTTTATAATGAGTGTTATGGGAGCGTATTTGTCGATGACTGTATCAGCCACGATAGCCTTAGTCTTTTGCCTTTTGCTGATGATTCTTTTCATCTGGCTGCCAGAATCCCCTCATCATTTGATTGAGAAAAGCTTGTACGAGAAAGCAAAGTCATCGATTCGATGGTACCATAGAGACTATGACGTAGAATCGGAATTCATGGACTTACGAAAGTTTGTTGAAAATGTCAGTAAGCAAACGTTAACAGAGTCTCTCAGGgagttaaaaattcttcatttccGCAAGTCGATTATTATTGTTGCGATTCTTACCACGTACGCTCAATTGAGCGGAATCAATAACATTTCGTTTTACATGGAGTCGATCTTCACGTCCGCAAAAGTTAGCGTGTTGGAGCCAGCGCAAGTAGTGATAATAGTGATGGCATGTGGTATCATTGGATCTTGTTTATCAATGCTTTTAATGGACAGACTTGGGAGGAGAATTCTTATGGTCATATCGTGCACTGGAATCGCGTTATCCTTAAGCCTGTTAACGGTCGAGTTTCAATTGTTAGATTTTGGTTTTGATTCAAAAACAGTAGAAGGACTAGCAATTACCGGAATGATAGCTTTCTACATAACAGTTTTCTCGGGTGTTACTCTCCTACCACCAACGATGCTTGGCGAACTCATTCCTCCTCATCTAAAGTGCGTCGCGGCATTTATTATCAGCAGCACAGCCGCCGTTATCTCTTTCATCTCAACCGTCACTTACATGCCGCTGCTTAATTTTCTGAATGAAcgatatttgtttctattttatggCCTGTTAGAGGCTACGGCTATACCATTTACCTTGATCTGTGTACCTGAGACGAAAGGAATGTCCCTACAAGAAATTCAGGATCAACTGACGGGGAAGAGTAAAGCTTGA